A single genomic interval of Pelagerythrobacter marensis harbors:
- a CDS encoding type II toxin-antitoxin system VapC family toxin → MKLVDTSVVVKWFVAEAGQAEAELLIGEPLAAPDLLVVEVSNALWKKWRKRELEREHATTAQTMVGSFVELRPSRPFAEQALAIAFELGHPVYDCFYLAMSESLDVPIVTADARLKARCKGTRFERLLEVLR, encoded by the coding sequence ATGAAGCTCGTCGATACGAGCGTCGTGGTCAAATGGTTCGTGGCCGAAGCGGGGCAGGCAGAGGCGGAATTGCTGATCGGCGAGCCGCTCGCCGCGCCCGATCTGTTGGTCGTCGAGGTATCCAACGCGCTTTGGAAAAAGTGGCGCAAGCGGGAACTGGAGCGTGAGCATGCGACCACGGCACAGACGATGGTGGGCTCATTCGTCGAACTGCGGCCTTCGCGCCCTTTCGCGGAGCAGGCATTGGCCATTGCGTTCGAATTGGGCCATCCGGTCTACGATTGCTTCTATCTGGCAATGAGTGAATCGCTGGATGTCCCGATTGTGACTGCGGATGCTCGGCTGAAGGCCCGCTGCAAGGGCACACGTTTTGAACGGTTGCTCGAGGTGCTGCGATGA
- a CDS encoding M2 family metallopeptidase yields the protein MKFASVALAALAVSLATPAVAQAGAAGNDSEATAGQYPMTPEGAAAWVAMVEKDLFDYSVEASRIYWVNATYITDDTDALAAQAGAKGTEKSVKYALEAAKYAQVGGLDPDVSRKLDILRNGIVLPAPTTEGAASELNQIATDLQSQYGKGKGTLNGAPISGSDIEAEMGNLDHTPEEYAEMWASWHDNVGAPMKEDYARLVEIANEGAAELGFDNVGAMWRSGYDMEPEEFTAMTERLWEETRPLYEALHTYVRWKLNEKYGDAVQPATGPIRADLLGNMWAQEWGNIYPLVAPEGAGDLGYDIGELLEAQGKGPLDMVRTGEGFFSSLGFAPLPETFYERSMFTKPADREVVCHASAWDIDNKDDIRIKMCIKVNADDFVTIHHELGHNYYQRAYKDQPYLYLNGANDGFHEAIGDMIALSITPEYLVQIGLLDRSQVPGADKDIGLLLRQAMDKVAFLPFGLLVDKWRWGVFDGSISPAEYNTAWVDLKREYQGIEPPVERPADAFDPGAKYHIPGNTPYMRYFLARILQFQFYQAACEQAGWEGPLHRCSFYGNEDVGRKLNAMLEMGASKPWPDALEAFTGTREMSARPMLEYFAPLKAWLDEQNKGKPTGW from the coding sequence ATGAAATTCGCATCCGTCGCGCTTGCCGCGCTCGCCGTATCGCTTGCCACGCCTGCTGTCGCGCAGGCCGGCGCAGCAGGAAACGACAGCGAGGCGACCGCCGGCCAATATCCGATGACTCCCGAGGGCGCGGCGGCCTGGGTCGCGATGGTCGAGAAGGACCTGTTCGACTATTCGGTCGAGGCGAGCCGGATCTACTGGGTCAACGCCACCTATATCACCGACGACACCGATGCGCTCGCGGCGCAGGCCGGCGCGAAAGGAACCGAGAAATCGGTCAAGTACGCGCTGGAAGCGGCGAAATACGCGCAAGTGGGCGGCCTGGACCCGGACGTGTCCCGCAAGCTCGACATCCTGCGCAACGGCATCGTCCTGCCCGCGCCGACCACCGAGGGCGCGGCAAGCGAACTCAACCAGATCGCGACCGATCTGCAGAGCCAGTACGGCAAGGGCAAGGGCACGCTGAACGGCGCGCCGATTTCCGGCTCCGACATCGAGGCCGAGATGGGCAATCTCGATCACACGCCGGAAGAATATGCCGAGATGTGGGCGAGCTGGCACGACAATGTCGGCGCCCCGATGAAAGAGGATTACGCGCGCCTGGTCGAAATCGCCAACGAGGGCGCGGCGGAGCTGGGGTTCGACAACGTCGGCGCCATGTGGCGTTCCGGTTACGACATGGAGCCGGAAGAATTCACCGCGATGACCGAGCGCCTGTGGGAAGAAACGCGGCCGCTCTACGAGGCGCTCCACACATATGTGCGCTGGAAGCTCAACGAGAAGTACGGCGATGCCGTCCAGCCCGCGACCGGGCCGATCCGCGCCGACCTGCTCGGCAATATGTGGGCGCAGGAATGGGGCAATATCTACCCGCTGGTCGCGCCCGAGGGGGCGGGCGATCTCGGCTACGACATCGGCGAGCTGCTGGAAGCGCAGGGCAAGGGGCCGCTCGACATGGTCAGGACGGGCGAAGGCTTCTTCTCCTCGCTCGGCTTCGCGCCGCTGCCCGAAACGTTTTACGAGCGTTCGATGTTCACCAAGCCGGCCGACCGCGAGGTCGTCTGCCATGCCAGCGCGTGGGATATCGACAACAAGGACGATATCCGCATCAAGATGTGCATCAAGGTGAACGCGGACGACTTCGTCACGATCCACCACGAACTGGGGCACAACTATTACCAGCGCGCCTACAAGGATCAGCCCTACCTCTATCTCAACGGCGCGAACGACGGGTTTCACGAGGCGATCGGCGACATGATCGCCCTGTCGATCACGCCCGAATATCTGGTGCAGATCGGCCTGCTCGATCGCAGCCAGGTCCCGGGGGCCGACAAGGATATCGGTCTGCTTTTGCGCCAGGCGATGGACAAAGTCGCCTTCCTGCCCTTCGGCCTGCTGGTCGACAAGTGGCGCTGGGGCGTGTTCGACGGGTCGATCAGCCCAGCGGAATATAACACCGCCTGGGTCGACCTGAAGCGCGAGTACCAGGGGATCGAGCCGCCGGTGGAACGGCCGGCCGACGCTTTCGATCCGGGCGCCAAGTATCATATTCCGGGCAACACGCCCTACATGCGCTATTTCCTCGCGCGTATCCTGCAGTTCCAGTTCTATCAGGCCGCCTGCGAGCAGGCGGGGTGGGAAGGCCCGCTGCACCGGTGCAGTTTCTACGGCAACGAAGACGTGGGCCGGAAGCTCAACGCCATGCTCGAAATGGGGGCCAGCAAGCCCTGGCCCGACGCGCTCGAAGCCTTCACCGGCACGCGCGAGATGAGCGCGCGCCCGATGCTCGAATATTTCGCGCCGTTGAAGGCGTGGCTCGACGAACAGAACAAGGGCAAGCCGACCGGATGGTAA
- a CDS encoding N-acetyltransferase family protein, translating into MKETGAPPPPRETAVDVRPAGPGDHDAIWSILEPVIRASETYAFDRDMSREAALAYWTGGRTRAFVADEGGRILGTYYIRPNQAGGGSHVCNCGYVTAADAAGRGIARLMCRHSLDHARGQGFRAMQFNFVVGSNERAVQLWQSMGFDIVGRLPQAFDHPRLGYIDALVMFRTL; encoded by the coding sequence GTGAAGGAAACCGGGGCGCCTCCACCGCCGCGAGAGACGGCCGTCGATGTGCGCCCGGCCGGCCCCGGCGACCACGACGCCATCTGGTCCATCCTCGAGCCGGTAATCCGCGCAAGCGAGACGTACGCCTTCGATCGCGACATGAGCAGGGAGGCGGCGCTTGCCTACTGGACCGGGGGCCGCACGCGGGCTTTCGTCGCCGACGAAGGCGGGCGCATTCTCGGAACCTATTACATCCGCCCGAACCAGGCCGGCGGCGGCAGCCACGTCTGCAACTGCGGCTATGTAACCGCTGCCGATGCGGCAGGCCGCGGGATAGCGCGGCTGATGTGCCGCCACTCGCTCGATCACGCGCGGGGACAAGGCTTCCGCGCGATGCAGTTCAACTTCGTCGTCGGTTCGAACGAGCGCGCCGTGCAGCTCTGGCAATCGATGGGTTTCGATATCGTCGGCCGCCTGCCCCAGGCGTTCGACCATCCCAGGCTCGGCTATATCGATGCCCTGGTGATGTTTCGCACGCTATAG
- a CDS encoding alpha/beta fold hydrolase, which produces MSGPTEQTIASFDGTELAVHRMGAGRPVVLLHGLFSSAEMNWVRFGHAGKLADAGFEAIMPDLRAHGSSGKPHDPESYPPGVLARDAAALVAALDLDDYDLVGFSLGARTAARAVIEGLSPRRLVLAGMGLEGLAGWSGRSAFFIDAIDRFDEVKRGDPAFMPVSFMKTMKIDRVAARLLLQAVDDTDPAELAKIAMPTMVLCGDKDDDNGSATGLAEALPDGRHVEIPGTHMGSVTEGALGDELVRFLRNSG; this is translated from the coding sequence ATGAGCGGCCCCACAGAACAGACGATCGCCTCGTTCGACGGCACCGAACTGGCCGTGCACCGGATGGGTGCCGGCCGGCCCGTGGTGCTCCTCCACGGCCTGTTCTCGAGCGCGGAGATGAACTGGGTCCGCTTCGGCCACGCGGGCAAGCTGGCGGACGCGGGGTTCGAGGCGATCATGCCCGACTTGCGGGCGCACGGGTCGAGCGGAAAGCCGCACGACCCGGAAAGCTATCCGCCCGGCGTGCTGGCGCGCGATGCCGCGGCGCTGGTCGCGGCACTCGACCTCGACGATTACGATCTCGTCGGCTTCTCGCTCGGCGCGCGCACCGCCGCGCGCGCGGTGATCGAAGGCTTGAGCCCGCGCCGCCTGGTGCTGGCGGGGATGGGGCTTGAGGGGCTGGCCGGCTGGAGTGGTCGCTCGGCCTTCTTCATCGATGCGATCGACCGTTTCGACGAGGTGAAGCGCGGCGATCCGGCGTTCATGCCGGTCAGCTTCATGAAAACGATGAAGATCGACCGCGTGGCGGCGCGCCTGCTGTTGCAGGCGGTGGACGATACCGATCCGGCGGAACTGGCGAAGATCGCCATGCCGACGATGGTTCTGTGCGGCGACAAGGACGACGACAACGGCTCCGCCACAGGGCTGGCCGAAGCGTTGCCCGATGGCCGCCATGTCGAAATTCCCGGCACGCACATGGGTTCGGTGACCGAGGGAGCGCTGGGCGACGAACTGGTGCGGTTCCTTCGCAACAGCGGGTGA
- a CDS encoding GyrI-like domain-containing protein: MADGTERAGGTVKAALVDHPPRRLAGMAWEGTYAEAADGAVRRLIEELCRRLDGRPETLWGVSWEDRPDGFRHFAGIEAAEAVPGLERLDLPALTSLTADHTGGDATGVYGALQALRDRRGMARRPGGPDMLDEHRRDGSPPMRAHLVVAEQNG, encoded by the coding sequence ATGGCGGATGGAACAGAAAGGGCTGGTGGAACGGTGAAAGCGGCGCTGGTCGACCATCCGCCCCGCCGCCTGGCGGGAATGGCGTGGGAAGGAACCTATGCCGAAGCCGCCGACGGCGCGGTCCGCCGCCTGATCGAGGAGCTTTGCCGCAGGCTGGATGGCCGGCCCGAGACGCTGTGGGGCGTTTCCTGGGAAGATCGCCCCGACGGCTTTCGCCATTTCGCAGGGATCGAAGCGGCCGAGGCCGTGCCCGGCCTCGAGCGGCTCGACCTGCCTGCCCTGACCAGCCTGACCGCCGATCATACCGGCGGCGATGCCACCGGAGTCTATGGCGCGTTGCAGGCTTTGCGCGACCGGCGCGGGATGGCGCGACGGCCGGGCGGCCCCGATATGCTGGACGAACATCGCCGCGACGGAAGCCCGCCGATGCGGGCGCATCTGGTGGTCGCGGAGCAGAACGGTTGA
- the rpsF gene encoding 30S ribosomal protein S6 codes for MALYEHVFLARQDLSQSQVDALAATATEIVEKNDGKVTKTETWGLKSLAYKIDRNRKAHFVLLNIEGPGSVVEELERQTRINEDIIRYMTVRVDEHESGPSVMMRKSDRDRKRRADREERD; via the coding sequence ATGGCTCTCTACGAGCATGTCTTTCTCGCGCGGCAGGACCTGAGCCAGAGCCAGGTCGACGCGCTGGCGGCAACCGCCACCGAAATCGTCGAGAAGAACGACGGCAAGGTCACCAAGACCGAGACCTGGGGCCTCAAGAGCCTCGCGTACAAGATCGACCGCAACCGCAAGGCGCATTTCGTCCTGCTCAACATCGAGGGCCCCGGCTCCGTTGTCGAGGAGCTGGAGCGCCAGACCCGTATCAACGAAGACATCATCCGCTACATGACCGTGCGCGTCGACGAGCACGAAAGCGGCCCCAGCGTGATGATGCGCAAGAGCGACCGCGACCGCAAGCGTCGCGCCGACCGCGAGGAGCGCGACTGA
- a CDS encoding ATP-dependent zinc protease family protein: MATVGWRELVHLPELGLHNVPAKIDTGARTSSLHGVVLDKFERDGAEYVRFAVDFERQHVRQVCEAVHVDRRGITSSNGETQFRYVIKTPLRIGSLEFRAEISLADRSDMKFPMLIGRSALRRRFVVDSGHSWLQTPGLEVEKGYKP, encoded by the coding sequence ATGGCGACGGTGGGCTGGCGCGAGCTGGTCCACCTGCCCGAACTGGGCCTGCACAATGTCCCGGCCAAGATCGACACCGGTGCGCGCACCTCCTCCCTGCACGGGGTGGTGCTGGACAAGTTCGAACGCGACGGGGCCGAATACGTGCGCTTCGCGGTCGATTTCGAGCGCCAGCATGTACGCCAGGTGTGCGAGGCGGTCCATGTCGACCGGCGCGGAATCACCAGTTCGAACGGCGAGACGCAGTTTCGCTATGTCATCAAGACGCCATTGAGGATCGGTAGTCTCGAATTCCGCGCCGAGATCAGCCTTGCCGATCGATCGGACATGAAATTCCCGATGCTTATCGGCCGTTCTGCGCTAAGGCGCAGGTTCGTCGTCGACTCGGGGCATTCGTGGCTTCAGACCCCCGGGCTCGAGGTGGAAAAAGGCTACAAACCATGA
- a CDS encoding GIY-YIG nuclease family protein produces the protein MDRERRGGWVYIMADRYRGTMYVGVTSSIADRVFQHRKRTGSSFCARYGLNRLVWAERGDSIEDCIAHEKRLKRWRREWKFALIEKGNPDWQDLFDTLV, from the coding sequence ATGGACAGGGAACGACGTGGTGGCTGGGTCTACATCATGGCGGACCGCTATCGCGGGACGATGTATGTCGGCGTCACATCCTCGATCGCCGACCGTGTATTCCAGCATCGCAAGAGAACCGGTTCATCCTTTTGCGCGCGCTATGGGCTGAATCGGCTGGTCTGGGCCGAACGAGGGGACTCGATAGAGGACTGCATCGCGCACGAGAAGCGGTTGAAACGCTGGAGGCGTGAGTGGAAATTTGCGCTTATCGAGAAAGGGAACCCGGACTGGCAGGATCTTTTCGATACGCTCGTGTAG
- the rpsR gene encoding 30S ribosomal protein S18 — protein sequence MARPFFRRRKSCPFAGKNAPTIDYKDVRLLQGFMSERGKIVPSRITAVSAKKQRELAKAIKRARHIGLLPYVVK from the coding sequence ATGGCCCGTCCGTTTTTCCGCCGCCGCAAGTCCTGCCCTTTCGCGGGCAAGAACGCGCCGACCATCGATTACAAGGACGTGCGCCTGCTCCAGGGTTTCATGTCCGAACGGGGCAAGATCGTCCCCAGCCGTATCACCGCCGTCAGTGCCAAGAAGCAGCGCGAACTCGCCAAGGCGATCAAGCGCGCGCGTCACATCGGCCTGCTGCCCTACGTCGTGAAGTGA
- a CDS encoding FitA-like ribbon-helix-helix domain-containing protein, translated as MGQVLIRNLDEETLADYREAAERNRRSLEAELRDALKLARPVSRRRKEELLEISRRIRAMTPEGVKQTPSELLVREDRDGYRDAG; from the coding sequence ATGGGACAGGTCCTGATCCGCAACCTCGATGAAGAGACGCTCGCCGACTATCGCGAAGCGGCCGAGCGCAACCGACGCTCGCTGGAGGCGGAACTGCGCGATGCGCTGAAGCTTGCGCGGCCGGTTTCGCGCCGGCGCAAGGAGGAGTTGCTCGAAATCTCGCGCCGTATCCGCGCCATGACGCCGGAGGGCGTGAAGCAGACGCCATCGGAACTGCTGGTTCGCGAAGATCGCGACGGATACCGCGACGCCGGATGA
- a CDS encoding AMP nucleosidase, with translation MESPEKIIEDLIRLYGESVDRLRADIVAFAREGTLPKPEKRSDGSYAYPEIRLRFRGGTRPADSSRAYGRLNAPGIYASTVTRPRLFADYLAEQLRLIASDYDVDCEVALSRQEIPFPYVLDGEAGAELAGISPNELARHFPATELADIGDEIADGYELGAPGDPFPLSLFDGLRTDFSLARLAHYTGTDPAHFQRFILFTNYHRYVDEFVDWAGEQLGSDDCTALAGAGGLYLDSPRENARVELSDTAWRRHQMPAYHLIGKNRGGITLVNIGVGPSNAKTICDHLAVLRPEAWLMIGHCGGLRPSQKIGDYVLAHAYLRDDHVLDPVLPPEIPLPAIAEVQQALARAAEDVSGTHGANLKRRMRTGTVVTTDDRNWELRYSQSARRLSLSRAVGIDMESATIAAQGYRFRVPYGTLLCVSDKPLHGEIKLPGQANRFYEEAIAAHMQIGVTTCRLLREEGNRLHSRKLRAFNEPPFR, from the coding sequence ATGGAATCACCTGAAAAAATCATCGAAGACCTGATCCGCCTCTATGGCGAATCGGTCGACCGCCTGCGCGCCGACATCGTTGCCTTCGCCCGCGAAGGCACCCTGCCCAAGCCGGAAAAGCGCAGCGACGGCAGCTACGCCTATCCCGAAATCCGGCTGCGCTTTCGCGGCGGCACGCGCCCTGCCGACAGCAGCCGCGCCTATGGCCGCCTCAATGCCCCGGGGATCTACGCCTCCACGGTGACCCGGCCCCGCCTTTTCGCCGACTATCTGGCCGAACAGCTGCGCCTGATCGCCAGCGATTACGACGTCGATTGCGAAGTCGCGCTGTCGCGGCAGGAAATCCCCTTCCCCTATGTGCTCGATGGCGAGGCCGGGGCGGAGCTGGCGGGGATCAGCCCGAACGAGCTGGCGCGTCATTTCCCCGCGACCGAGCTGGCGGATATCGGCGACGAGATCGCCGACGGATACGAACTCGGCGCGCCCGGCGACCCGTTTCCGCTGTCGCTGTTCGACGGATTGCGGACCGATTTCAGCCTCGCCCGGCTGGCGCACTACACCGGCACCGATCCGGCGCATTTCCAGCGCTTCATCCTGTTCACCAACTATCACCGCTACGTCGACGAGTTCGTGGACTGGGCGGGCGAGCAACTGGGCAGCGACGACTGCACCGCACTCGCCGGGGCCGGCGGCCTCTATCTCGATAGCCCGCGCGAGAACGCGCGCGTCGAACTGTCCGACACGGCTTGGCGGCGGCATCAGATGCCGGCCTATCACCTGATCGGGAAGAACCGCGGCGGGATCACGCTGGTCAACATCGGCGTCGGCCCCTCGAACGCCAAGACGATCTGCGATCACCTCGCCGTGTTGCGGCCCGAGGCGTGGCTGATGATCGGCCACTGCGGCGGCCTGCGCCCCAGCCAGAAGATCGGCGACTACGTGCTCGCCCACGCCTATTTGCGCGACGATCATGTCCTCGATCCCGTTCTCCCGCCCGAAATCCCCCTGCCCGCGATTGCCGAGGTGCAGCAGGCGCTGGCCAGGGCGGCGGAGGATGTCAGCGGGACCCACGGCGCCAACCTCAAGCGGCGGATGCGCACCGGCACCGTGGTCACCACCGACGACCGCAACTGGGAACTGCGCTACAGCCAGTCGGCCCGCCGTCTGTCGCTCAGCCGTGCAGTCGGGATCGACATGGAAAGCGCGACCATCGCCGCCCAGGGATATCGGTTCCGCGTCCCCTACGGCACGCTGCTGTGCGTGTCGGACAAGCCGCTCCACGGCGAGATCAAGCTGCCGGGGCAGGCGAACAGGTTCTACGAAGAGGCCATTGCCGCCCACATGCAGATCGGCGTCACCACCTGCCGCCTTCTGCGCGAGGAAGGCAATCGCCTGCACTCGCGCAAGCTGCGGGCGTTCAACGAGCCGCCGTTCCGGTGA
- the rplI gene encoding 50S ribosomal protein L9: MDIILLERIGNLGNIGDVVSVKDGYARNFLLPQKKALRANEANRKVFEANRERLEKENAERRGEAEKQGETIDGVEIVLIRASSNAGQLYGSVNVRDIVAGLADKGHEIDKRQVVMGHPIKTIGMHDVTIALHPEVNVTVKANVARSEDEAELQSQGIDVLAQMFEDEQKEIEEMAQANAVDPTLEPGEIPADMLEQSDAEGDAADADAGEDSRES; encoded by the coding sequence ATGGACATTATCCTCCTCGAACGCATCGGCAACCTGGGCAACATCGGCGATGTGGTCTCGGTCAAGGACGGCTACGCCCGCAACTTCCTGCTGCCGCAGAAGAAGGCGCTGCGCGCCAACGAGGCGAACCGCAAGGTCTTCGAAGCCAACCGCGAACGCCTGGAAAAGGAAAACGCGGAACGTCGCGGCGAAGCCGAAAAGCAGGGCGAAACGATCGACGGCGTCGAGATCGTCCTGATCCGCGCCTCGTCCAATGCCGGCCAGCTCTATGGCTCGGTCAATGTGCGCGACATCGTCGCGGGCCTCGCCGACAAGGGGCACGAGATCGACAAGCGCCAGGTCGTCATGGGGCATCCGATCAAGACCATCGGCATGCACGACGTCACGATCGCGCTGCACCCCGAAGTCAACGTCACCGTGAAGGCCAATGTCGCCCGCTCGGAAGACGAGGCCGAACTGCAGAGCCAGGGCATCGACGTGCTCGCGCAGATGTTCGAAGACGAGCAGAAGGAAATCGAGGAAATGGCCCAGGCCAATGCCGTCGATCCGACGCTCGAACCGGGCGAAATCCCGGCCGACATGCTCGAACAGTCGGACGCCGAAGGCGACGCGGCCGATGCCGATGCCGGGGAAGATAGCCGCGAAAGCTGA
- a CDS encoding DUF808 domain-containing protein produces MPGGLVALLDDVSVIARTAAASIDDVSVAASRAGTKAAGVVIDDAAVTPSYVTGLSPARELPIIWKITKGSLKNKLLILLPGALLLSEFLPAAIIFVLMLGGAYLSYEGAEKVLEKLGGKKHGETLADPIADPAAFEKKRVSGAIRTDLILSAEIMAITLNEVAVETFFTRAAVLALVGVAITMVVYGAVALIVKMDDVGLHMAGRESSFSRRIGRFLLAAMPRLLTALSVIGTIAMLWVGGGIILHGLHEVGLHGPSDWAHGVQQAVEQATGDLSGILGWATYAALSALFGLALGAAIAFVLHKVLRVGAGGH; encoded by the coding sequence ATGCCCGGCGGTCTTGTCGCTCTGCTCGACGATGTTTCGGTAATCGCCCGCACCGCGGCGGCCTCGATCGACGACGTGAGCGTCGCGGCGAGCCGTGCGGGGACCAAGGCGGCGGGCGTGGTGATCGACGATGCCGCGGTCACCCCGTCCTACGTCACCGGCCTTTCCCCGGCGCGCGAATTGCCGATCATCTGGAAGATCACCAAGGGCAGCCTGAAGAACAAGCTGCTGATTCTCCTGCCCGGCGCCTTGCTGCTCAGCGAGTTCCTGCCCGCCGCGATCATCTTCGTCCTGATGCTCGGCGGCGCCTACCTCAGTTACGAAGGGGCGGAGAAAGTCCTGGAGAAGCTGGGCGGCAAGAAGCACGGCGAGACGCTGGCCGATCCGATCGCGGACCCGGCCGCGTTCGAGAAGAAGCGCGTTTCGGGCGCGATCCGCACCGACCTGATCCTCTCGGCCGAAATCATGGCGATCACGCTCAACGAAGTGGCGGTGGAAACTTTCTTCACCCGGGCCGCCGTGCTCGCGCTGGTCGGGGTGGCGATCACCATGGTGGTCTATGGCGCGGTGGCGCTGATCGTGAAGATGGACGACGTCGGCCTGCACATGGCGGGACGGGAATCCTCGTTCTCGCGCCGGATCGGGCGGTTCCTGCTGGCGGCCATGCCCAGGCTGCTGACGGCGCTGTCGGTGATCGGCACGATCGCGATGCTCTGGGTCGGCGGCGGGATCATCCTCCACGGACTGCACGAGGTGGGCCTGCATGGCCCGTCAGACTGGGCGCACGGCGTGCAGCAGGCGGTCGAGCAGGCAACCGGCGACCTGTCGGGCATTCTGGGCTGGGCGACCTATGCCGCGCTGTCGGCGCTGTTCGGGCTGGCGCTGGGCGCCGCGATCGCCTTCGTGCTGCACAAGGTGTTGCGAGTGGGGGCCGGGGGGCATTGA
- a CDS encoding 2-hydroxychromene-2-carboxylate isomerase, translating to MTTLAADLYFSFRSPYSYLAVGRYRSLAEQYTVDIALRPVYPLAIRQPDFFERNHPNWLRYTFLDMARVAQFYGIPFGVPRPDPILQDIATRKIAAEQPYIHRITRLGQAAARRGHGLAFAHEAGQLIWGGAEGWHEGDHLAGAAERAGLDLAELDAEIAAEAGELDSEIAANQQALEDAGHWGVPTLVVDGEPFFGQDRIAMAQWRMEQKGLVER from the coding sequence ATGACGACCCTTGCCGCCGATCTCTATTTCAGCTTTCGCAGCCCCTACAGCTATCTTGCCGTCGGGCGCTATCGCTCGCTGGCGGAGCAGTACACGGTCGATATCGCGTTGCGGCCGGTCTATCCGCTGGCGATCCGGCAGCCCGATTTCTTCGAACGCAATCATCCGAACTGGTTGCGCTATACCTTCCTCGACATGGCGCGGGTGGCGCAGTTTTACGGCATTCCGTTCGGCGTGCCGCGGCCCGACCCGATTCTGCAGGACATCGCGACGCGCAAGATCGCGGCCGAGCAGCCCTATATCCACCGGATCACCCGGCTGGGGCAGGCCGCGGCGCGGCGGGGGCACGGCCTTGCCTTCGCGCACGAGGCCGGACAGTTGATCTGGGGCGGGGCGGAAGGCTGGCACGAAGGCGATCATCTCGCCGGCGCGGCGGAACGGGCCGGGCTCGATCTCGCCGAGCTGGACGCGGAGATCGCGGCGGAGGCGGGCGAACTCGACAGCGAGATCGCCGCCAATCAGCAGGCGCTCGAGGATGCGGGCCACTGGGGCGTGCCCACGCTGGTTGTCGACGGGGAGCCGTTCTTCGGCCAGGACCGGATCGCAATGGCGCAATGGCGGATGGAACAGAAAGGGCTGGTGGAACGGTGA
- the rimK gene encoding 30S ribosomal protein S6--L-glutamate ligase, which produces MKIAMLARNANLYSHRRLVESAEARGHTLDILNTLRCTVHIASHRPTVSYNGETVSGYDAVIPRIGASITNYGLAILRQFEMAGVWPLNESVAIGRSRDKLRSMQILAKHGLGLPLTAFAHDPKQTEEVIRSVKGPPVVIKLLEGTQGIGVVLAETEASAKSVIEAFRGANVNILVQEFIKEAGGTDIRALVIGGKVVAAMQRTGAPDDFRSNLHRGGSAKLIKITPEERSTAVRAARKMGLNVCGVDMLRSNHGPVIMEVNSSPGLEGIEAATGKDIAGMIIDFIATNAKAWKTKTKGRG; this is translated from the coding sequence ATGAAAATCGCCATGCTCGCGCGCAATGCGAACCTCTATTCGCATCGCCGCCTGGTCGAGTCTGCCGAAGCGCGCGGGCATACGCTCGACATTCTCAACACCTTGCGCTGCACCGTCCATATCGCCAGCCACCGGCCGACGGTCAGCTATAACGGCGAAACGGTGAGCGGATACGATGCCGTGATCCCGCGCATCGGCGCCTCGATCACCAACTACGGCCTGGCGATCCTGCGGCAGTTCGAAATGGCGGGCGTCTGGCCGCTGAACGAAAGCGTCGCCATCGGGCGCAGCCGCGACAAGCTGCGCTCGATGCAGATCCTTGCCAAGCACGGACTGGGCCTGCCGCTGACCGCTTTCGCGCACGACCCGAAGCAGACCGAGGAAGTCATCCGCTCGGTCAAGGGGCCGCCGGTCGTGATCAAGCTGCTCGAAGGGACGCAGGGGATCGGCGTCGTCCTGGCGGAGACGGAAGCGAGCGCCAAGTCGGTGATCGAGGCGTTCCGCGGCGCCAACGTCAACATCCTGGTGCAGGAATTCATCAAGGAAGCCGGCGGCACCGATATCCGCGCGCTGGTGATCGGCGGCAAGGTCGTCGCCGCGATGCAGCGCACCGGCGCGCCCGACGATTTCCGTTCCAACCTCCACCGCGGGGGCAGCGCCAAGCTGATCAAGATCACGCCCGAGGAGCGCTCGACCGCGGTACGCGCGGCGCGCAAGATGGGCCTCAACGTCTGCGGCGTGGACATGCTGCGCAGCAACCACGGCCCGGTGATCATGGAGGTGAACTCCTCCCCGGGGCTGGAGGGGATCGAGGCGGCCACGGGCAAGGACATCGCCGGCATGATCATCGATTTCATCGCCACCAACGCCAAGGCGTGGAAGACGAAGACGAAGGGGAGGGGGTGA